The sequence below is a genomic window from Polyangiaceae bacterium.
GCTGGGCTTCCGACCGCAGTTCAGGCGCTGGCACTGGTACAGCACCTGGGTAACGAGATCGGCCTCGCCTAGCGCGGCGCGAGCAGCGCGTTCTTTGCCGTGAGGAAGCGAGCAGTGGGTACTGCGCGCTTGCGCCAGGCCAGGTAGATCGGGTTTTTCGCGCCCCCAGGCTTGTGCGCGACTGATTCGAGTCGCGCGCCCTCGACCGCCTCGGCGACGAAGTACTCCGGGAGCACGGCGACCCCAACGCCCGCTTCAGCGAACGCGCGCATCTCCCCCAGGCTGGCGACGAGGCAAGCGATGTCTCCCTGAGGCTTGCTGCGGGCGCCAAAGCGCCAGCGCCACCAACTCGCGTGCATCGGTAGGTCGGCGTCGAACGCGATCCAGGCATGTGAGGCGAAGTCCCCCGCGGTCCGTGGCTCGCCGCGCTGCTTCAAGTAGAGCGGGCTGGCGAACGCCTGGAACGTCTCTGTGAAGATCAGTGACGTCTCGATCAATGGCGACTCTGCGGGGCGGACCAGAATCGCGAGATCGAGATCGCGGGAGAGCAGCCGCTCCTCGAGCTCGCTGGGAGTACCAAAACTGATCTCGAGGCGCAGGGCGGGGTGCGCCTTGAGCAGACCGATGCAGCGTGGGCGCAGCCAGAGTTCCCCGAAGGGGCGCGGTGACCCGATGCGAACGCTGCCGCTGACGTTCGTCTGTTCGGCAACCGCTGCTTCCAGCGCATCCTCGATGTTCGCGAGTTCTGGCGCGAGCGCTGCTGCCAGGCGCTCGCCGGCGGGAGTCAACCGCGCGTTGCGTCCGACGCGCTCGAAGAGCTCCAACCCGAGCTGCGACTCGAGCGTACGGATCTGCTGTGAGATCGCCGACGCCGTCACGTTTCGCTGCTTTGCTGCGCTCGCGAACGTCGGCGCGCTGGCGACGGTGGTGAAGCTCCGCAGCAACTCCAGATTGATTAGCATGGCTTATCGATCAGCTTAGTTGGTGTTGATGGCCTTGTCGATTCGGGTGGCTTACAAATCACTCACACCCGAAACGGAGACAAGCCCATGACCACACGTATCTTGATGGTTCTCACCAGTCACGCACAGCTCGCTGAAACCGGGAAGCCCACGGGTTTCTGGCTCGAGGAGTTGGCCGCGCCGTATATGGCATTCGCTGATGCCGGCGTCGAGATCACACTCGCGTCGCCCGCCGGGGGTAAGCCGCCCGTCGACCCCGGCAGCGCGACTTCGAAGGCAGAGAGCGTCGCACGCTTCCTCGGGGATCAGGTCGCGATGGGCAAGCTCGAGAAGACGCTAAAGCTCTCCGAGGTCGACCCGAGCTACGACGCGGTGTTCGTCGTAGGTGGTCACGGCGTGATGTGGGACCTGGCGCAGAACGCGTCGTTGGCAAAGCTCCTCGCGAGCACCGCGGACGCCGGCAACGTGGTCGCCGCCGTGTGTCACGGTCCCGCAGCATTGGTGCCGGTGACCTTGGGCAGCGGACGATCGATCGTCGACGGAAAGCGTGTCACCGGCTTCTCGAACGAGGAAGAGGACGCCGTCGGTCTCACGGACGTGGTCCCATTCGCCCTCGAGTCGAAGCTCGTCGAGCTAGGCGGCAAGTACGAGCGCAAGGGCAAGTGGGAGTCGTTCGCGGTGCGCGACGGCCTACTAGTCACGGGGCAAAACCCAGCTTCGTCCGAGGCGGTTGCGAAGGCGGTGCTCGGCGTCTTGAAGGAGCGTTGAGGACGGCTATCAGCGGCCTTGCTCAAGATCCCGACATCAACTCGCAGATCAGACAGCCGCGGTCCTTTTAGCGGCAGGCTTTTTGCTCGGTGACGGATATGAGCCAGGATCGAACGGATAAGGCCCATCCCACGCAAATTCCGCGTTTTCGTCGCTTGAGTGCGATGGACTCCGCGTTTCTTGCGATCGAGGACCCCAGCAACCTGACTCATGTCGGCGCGACCGCGGTGTTCCAGGGGGGCAGCCTGCTGAGTAGCGCCGGGCGCGTGGATCAGGGGCGCTACCTGGCGTTGATGGATCGGGCGCTCGACCAGCTTCCGTCGTGGCGCTTCAAGCCGGCTCGCGTGCCTGTGGTTGGCCATCGCGTGTTGGTGCCCGACGCCGAGTTCGGGCTGGAGCGCCACGTGCGCTTCGTTCATCTCCAGGGCGCTGGGCTCGAGGCGGTGAACGCGCTCGCCGCGGAGTTCTACTCGCGAATGCTGCAGCGGGACCGTCCGCTGTGGGAGCAACTCGTGATCGACGGGCTGCAGGATGGGCACTTCGCCATTGTCAGCAAGGTGCATCATGCCATGGTCGACGGAGTGGCCGGTGTCGGCGCACTCGCGATGATGCTGAGCGCTGAGCCCAGCACAAATAGCTGTGCGGAAATATCGACCATTCCGGCGAGAGCGCCCACCGGCGCTGAGTTGCTGCGCCAGGAAGTGGCGTTTCGGCTCGCGCAGCCAAAGCGCGCCTGGCGCCTGATTCGCGAAGCGTCGGGTTCGCCGCGTCAGCTCCTCGCCGGCGTGGGTTCGGCCGTCAGGAGCACTCTGGAAGCTGCCCGTGGCTCGCTCGCGCCCTCGCCCAAGTGCGTGCTCACGCAAGCGCCCGTCGGGCCGCATCGGGGCTACCAGGGTTTGGCGTTCGACCTCGAGCGCGTGCGTCGGGTGCGCCGCGCGGCCGGCTGCAAGCTCAATGACGTGGTCCTGGCGACGGTTGCTGGTGGCCTCGACAAATATTTCCGCGCGAAAGCGGGTCAAGGCTTCGAGCCGCCAGAACACCTGAGGGTGATGGTGCCCGTCAGCTTGCACGCTCCAGGCGCCGACGACACCATGGGCAATCAGGTATCGTTGATGATCATGCCGTTGCCCCTCGAAGCGACCGGGCCTCGCGAGCGCCTGGAGCGACTGGTTGAGACGACGCGGGCGACCAAGGCGAGCGGTTCGAGCGGCGCATTCGCGATCGGGCAGGCGCTCGCGGAGTGGACGTTTGCTCCGCTCATCCCGATCGCGGTGCAGGCGGCTATCTCGCTCACGCCTTATCACCTGATCGTGACCAACGTTCCCGGGCCGAACTTCCCGCTGTACCTGCTGGACTCGAAGCTGACCGATCTGTTTCCCATGGTGCCCCTCTACGGAAACCAGTCATTGGCGATCGCGCTGGTGAGCTACGACGGTGGGCTTTACTTTGGGTTGTGTAGCGACGCCGACCGCGTTCGAGATCTGTCGCGCATTGCCGACTACTTGGACGAGGCATTCGAAGAGCTGTGCGCGGAGTACCTCGGTGGGGAGGAGAGCGCCGGGTTGGCGCAGCGCGGCGCGTAGGGTTAGGCTGCGCCATGGCTGTCACTTTCGACCACGTTCACATCTACTCTGCGGAGCCTGAGTTAGCCTTGAAGTTCTGGCGCGGGGCCATGGGCGCGGAGCCGGTGGGTGATCTAGGACGGGTGAAGCTCTTGATACTTGGCGGGCAGTTCTTGGCTATTAGCGCGTTTCCCGAAGGTAATGAACCGGCGCGCGCGGGCGAGGTCGGGGACGGCGCGTTCAAGCAGGGGCTGGGAGTGGCCCACGTCGGGATCAACGTGGATGACATCGCCGCGTTGCTACCGAAGCTCGAGCACCACGGCGCCGTGATCCACACCGAAGGTCGTGAGGGCGGAGAGCTGCGGGGGGAGGGGGCGCTGCGCTTCCTGTATTTCACCGCGCCGGACGGCGTGATCGTGGAGCTGACCCAGTACGTCCTACCACGGCACCTGGTTCCCGCGGCGCGGGCTCTGAACGGCTTCAACCGCGCAGTTCACGTCGCACGGCGGAGCATTGGGCGGGCCCTGGTGCGCGCGGCGGGCTAGTTCGTAGGCCAATCGGACCTCCCCCCAAACCCGTGGGAACCTCGCTCCGTGGGTGCGCACTTTGTTCACGTCCGAGTCACGGCTGACGCTGGATGCTGGGGATTGGGTTAGGCTCGCCGCATGAGCGCCGAGACTGGCAAGAAGCAGCGTCTAGCGGAGAAATTTGCGTCCTTCAGCGAGCACTGGCGGCCCAAAGTGCTGGCGCGACTCAACGGGCAAGAGCTACGAGCCGTCAAGACCCAAGGTGTGTTCCCCTGGCATCGCCATGAAGACTCCGAGGAGATGTTCATGGTCTGGAAAGGAAAATTCCGGGTGGAATTTAGGGGCCATGTTGAAGAGCTGGGCCCGGGCGAGTTCATCGTGGTGCCCCGAGGCGTGGAGCATCGCACCGCTTCTGATGAGGAGGCCGAGGTGCTGATCTTCGAGCGCGCGGAAGTGATCAACACTGGAGACGCTGAAGAGAGCGAGTTCACGGCGCCCCAGGGGATGGAGGTGTGAGCGGGATGAATGCCGCGCGGGTCACAGTCCGTTTCGAGAAGCCGAGCTTCTTCTTGCCCGGCTCGGGGCTCACGGTGTCGCTCAATTCCCAGTTGGTGTTCCAAGGGGACTTCACCGACGGCTTCGAGGTGACCCTGGAAGTTGCGCCGGGGACTCACGCCATCAACACGCGGATCGACTTGGGGATCACCCGCACCCGGAGCGCCCAAGTACCCGTGGAAGCGGGTCGGCACACGCTGATCAACCTCGAATACAGTCGATTCTGGGGGAACTTCACCAAGAAGCCGAAAGTCTTCGTGGAGTAGCTCCTCCAGACTGCCAACCGAATTGGCAGGGCGTCTCCGGGTGGAAGCGAGCTTGCGGTGACTGGCTTCGCTGATGCGGTGCGCGACGGATGGGAGATAGAGTTCCCCGATGCGAACACTTCGGCTCTTGGTGACTTGCGGGTTGCTGGTGATCGGGTGCGGGGGATTGACCGGTGGAGATGGGGGAGCGCCTGGATCCAGTACGGCGCCTGAAGGCACGTATTTCTCCTACCAGCGGGTCGCCCATTCGCTCCAGCCAGCTGACGGGGTGCTCCTGCTGTGCGTTCCGCCACAGGTGGTGGGTGCCGACTGCGCAGTCGTCGAAGCGAAGTCCAGCGTTGGCGCGTGTGACTGCGCCGCGCCCCAACGACCAGCGAGTGATGCAGCGCGCGCGGCAGCCACCGGAGAGCTGTGCGATGCGCCGGGGCGCAGCGCTTGCGCCGACTTGTGCCTGTGTGAGCGAAAGCTCGCCGGAGACGCATTCGCCTTGAGCGAGCGGTGTCCAGCGGTGTTGCCGTATGCCTTCGCTATAGCTGAGGGCACGCAAAGTATGTGGCTGAGCTGCAGTGCCCAACAGGATGTGAGCTACTCCGCCAGCGCCGTCCCACGCGCCGTGGGCGAAGCGTGCACGCCCAGCGTCGAGAGCGACCCCCAGGTGTCCTTCATCGATGAGCTATCGGTTCTGGATGTTGGCAGTCCGCAGTGTGAGTCTGGTCTGTGCCTGGCGTACGAGTTTCAAGGCCGAACCGAT
It includes:
- a CDS encoding LysR family transcriptional regulator, translating into MLINLELLRSFTTVASAPTFASAAKQRNVTASAISQQIRTLESQLGLELFERVGRNARLTPAGERLAAALAPELANIEDALEAAVAEQTNVSGSVRIGSPRPFGELWLRPRCIGLLKAHPALRLEISFGTPSELEERLLSRDLDLAILVRPAESPLIETSLIFTETFQAFASPLYLKQRGEPRTAGDFASHAWIAFDADLPMHASWWRWRFGARSKPQGDIACLVASLGEMRAFAEAGVGVAVLPEYFVAEAVEGARLESVAHKPGGAKNPIYLAWRKRAVPTARFLTAKNALLAPR
- a CDS encoding type 1 glutamine amidotransferase domain-containing protein; translated protein: MTTRILMVLTSHAQLAETGKPTGFWLEELAAPYMAFADAGVEITLASPAGGKPPVDPGSATSKAESVARFLGDQVAMGKLEKTLKLSEVDPSYDAVFVVGGHGVMWDLAQNASLAKLLASTADAGNVVAAVCHGPAALVPVTLGSGRSIVDGKRVTGFSNEEEDAVGLTDVVPFALESKLVELGGKYERKGKWESFAVRDGLLVTGQNPASSEAVAKAVLGVLKER
- a CDS encoding wax ester/triacylglycerol synthase family O-acyltransferase; translation: MSQDRTDKAHPTQIPRFRRLSAMDSAFLAIEDPSNLTHVGATAVFQGGSLLSSAGRVDQGRYLALMDRALDQLPSWRFKPARVPVVGHRVLVPDAEFGLERHVRFVHLQGAGLEAVNALAAEFYSRMLQRDRPLWEQLVIDGLQDGHFAIVSKVHHAMVDGVAGVGALAMMLSAEPSTNSCAEISTIPARAPTGAELLRQEVAFRLAQPKRAWRLIREASGSPRQLLAGVGSAVRSTLEAARGSLAPSPKCVLTQAPVGPHRGYQGLAFDLERVRRVRRAAGCKLNDVVLATVAGGLDKYFRAKAGQGFEPPEHLRVMVPVSLHAPGADDTMGNQVSLMIMPLPLEATGPRERLERLVETTRATKASGSSGAFAIGQALAEWTFAPLIPIAVQAAISLTPYHLIVTNVPGPNFPLYLLDSKLTDLFPMVPLYGNQSLAIALVSYDGGLYFGLCSDADRVRDLSRIADYLDEAFEELCAEYLGGEESAGLAQRGA
- a CDS encoding VOC family protein; the encoded protein is MAVTFDHVHIYSAEPELALKFWRGAMGAEPVGDLGRVKLLILGGQFLAISAFPEGNEPARAGEVGDGAFKQGLGVAHVGINVDDIAALLPKLEHHGAVIHTEGREGGELRGEGALRFLYFTAPDGVIVELTQYVLPRHLVPAARALNGFNRAVHVARRSIGRALVRAAG
- a CDS encoding cupin domain-containing protein is translated as MSAETGKKQRLAEKFASFSEHWRPKVLARLNGQELRAVKTQGVFPWHRHEDSEEMFMVWKGKFRVEFRGHVEELGPGEFIVVPRGVEHRTASDEEAEVLIFERAEVINTGDAEESEFTAPQGMEV